In Myxocyprinus asiaticus isolate MX2 ecotype Aquarium Trade chromosome 32, UBuf_Myxa_2, whole genome shotgun sequence, one genomic interval encodes:
- the LOC127423335 gene encoding leucine-rich repeat-containing protein 59-like: protein MSKGKVENLKDKLDGNELDLSLSNLTEVPVKELAALPKATVLDLSCNNLTILTPEFCSLTHLIKIDLSKNQLVCVPEEIGQLHNLQHLDLYNNKLKILPVGFSQLRSLKWLDLKDNPLEPTLAKAAGDCLDEKQCKQCASRVLQHMKVLQEEADMERELRLLKEREQEKKKEIKQREKDAREREAQKKKKAEEKERKRQEYQAQMAALAAQEQQKKKKEEKKKKAAQSQAKKTKSESVPKANRSFCSLFFTLLLKVLLLVIVGMSSILAACQLTELRKEAFCVPLNVHFEETVRWAQGLEVVQQIIQKVSDLRA, encoded by the exons ATGAGTAAAGGCAAAGTTGAGAACCTTAAAGACAAACTTGATGGCAATGAGCTTGATCTGAGTCTCAGTAACCTCACAGAAGTGCCAGTCAAGGAGCTG GCTGCACTTCCAAAGGCAACGGTTTTGGATCTGTCCTGTAATAACCTCACAATACTGACT CCAGAATTCTGCAGCTTGACTCACCTCATCAAAATTGACCTGAGCAAGAACCAGCTAGTCTGCGTACCGGAAGAAATCGGACAGCTCCATAATCTCCAGCACCTGGATTTATACAACAACAAACTGAAAATTCTTCCTGTTGGCTTTTCACAGCTCAGG AGTCTGAAATGGTTGGATCTGAAGGATAACCCCTTGGAGCCAACCCTGGCCAAAGCTGCAGGGGATTGCTTGGACGAGAAGCAATGTAAACAGTGTGCATCCAGG GTTCTCCAGCACATGAAGGTTCTGCAGGAAGAAGCCGACATGGAACGAGAACTTCGGCTTTTGAAAGAGAGGG aacaagaaaagaaaaaagaaatcaagcAGAGAGAAAAGGATGCCAGGGAAAGGGAAgcccagaagaagaaaaaagcggaagagaaagagaggaagagacaAGAGTATCAAGCGCAGATGGCTGCTCTTGCTGCACaggaacaacagaaaaaaaagaaagaagagaagaaaaagaaagcgGCTCAAAGTCAAG CTAAAAAGACAAAATCAGAGTCTGTACCCAAAGCCAATCGGTCCTTCTGTTCCCTGTTCTTCACTCTCCTCCTAAAAGTCCTCCTCCTGGTAATTGTGGGAATGTCAAGCATCTTAGCAGCTTGTCAATTGACTGAACTGAGGAAGGAGGCATTCTGTGTTCCACTTAACGTGCACTTTGAGGAGACAGTGAGATGGGCTCAGGGTCTGGAGGTCGTGCAGCAAATCATTCAGAAAGTGTCTGATCTCAGAGCATAA
- the LOC127423336 gene encoding alpha/beta-tubulin-N-acetyltransferase 9-like, whose protein sequence is MRINEDTLLEGQKVVLVPYNADHVPRYHEWMSSPELQKLTSSEPLTLEQEYDMQRSWREDDDKCTFIILDKQKWADPTIPEEQCMVGDVNIFLTDPSDPSLAELEIMIAVPCYRGKGLGKEVTRMMMCYGISKLGIRKFEVKIGLDNKISIAMFKKFHFRELSISEVFQEVTLGVTVNEALQKVVFGNMDFMQQREYGKARDFRQATIPPISL, encoded by the exons ATGCGGATAAATGAAGATACATTACTGGAGGGGCAGAAGGTTGTTCTGGTGCCTTACAACGCAGATCATGTTCCCAG ATATCATGAATGGATGTCCTCTCCTGAACTGCAAAAGCTGACTTCATCAGAGCCCCTAACACTGGAGCAAGAGTATGACATGCAGAGGAGCTGGAGAGAAGATGATGACA AATGCACCTTCATCATCTTGGATAAGCAGAAATGGGCAGATCCGACTATACCAGAGGAACAATGCATGGTGGGAGATGTCAACATTTTCTTAACAGACCCCAGCGACCCCTCCCTGGCTGAACTGGAGATCATGATCGCAG TGCCCTGCTACAGAGGAAAAGGACTTGGCAAAGAAGTAACACGCATGATGATGTGCTATG GCATTAGCAAACTTGGAATTCGAAAGTTTGAAGTCAAGATTGGTTTGGATAACAAAATCAGCATAGCTATGTTCAAGAAATTCCATTTCCGAGAG CTTTCCATCAGTGAGGTCTTTCAGGAAGTCACTCTTGGGGTCACTGTGAATGAAGCTTTACAGAAAGTTGTGTTTGGAAACATGGATTTCATGCAGCAGAGAGAATATGGGAAGGCTCGGGACTTCAGACAGGCAACAATCCCACCAATATCTCTGTGA